The Pseudomonas azotoformans genome has a segment encoding these proteins:
- a CDS encoding sigma-54-dependent transcriptional regulator: MTHNILVVDDEPKLCDLLASALGQSDVQVFVAGNGLHALKVLEQEDIDLVISDWRMPGMDGPALLAEIKVRYPHVPVIVMTAYSTVKNAVQSMRNGAYDYIAKPFDIDELDITVAKALQFRDIMRDNARMRAELDEHAQFDSLVGDSPAFRKVLQAVDSVRDSSATILLTGESGTGKEMVARAIHKHGSRADKPFVAVNCAAIPEGLLESEMFGHRKGAFTGAVADRIGRFQQADKGTLFLDEVGDMPLALQAKILRALQERVIEPVGDPRERKVDVRVIAATNKNLLEAVANKEFREDLYYRLNVFPIPLPSLRERVEDIAPLARHFAQTLSATAGKRITGFSPEALQAMAAYHWPGNIRELQNCVERATIVAASPVIEDIDLPGYLFASKPSEDGVTAILSDGPGIPQDLDAALAEVEKAYILAALQESNGVQAAAAAKIGISERSFWYRLKKLGIQVDKIVR; the protein is encoded by the coding sequence ATGACGCATAACATTCTGGTAGTCGACGACGAACCCAAGCTCTGCGACCTGTTGGCCTCGGCCCTGGGCCAGAGCGACGTGCAGGTGTTTGTCGCCGGCAACGGCCTGCACGCGCTCAAGGTGCTGGAGCAGGAAGACATCGACCTGGTGATCAGCGATTGGCGCATGCCAGGCATGGACGGGCCGGCGCTGCTGGCCGAGATCAAGGTGCGCTACCCCCATGTGCCGGTGATCGTGATGACCGCCTACAGCACGGTGAAAAACGCCGTGCAGTCGATGCGCAACGGCGCCTACGACTACATCGCCAAGCCGTTCGATATCGACGAGCTGGACATCACCGTGGCCAAGGCCCTGCAATTTCGCGACATCATGCGCGACAACGCACGCATGCGTGCCGAGCTGGACGAACACGCCCAGTTCGACAGCCTGGTGGGCGACAGCCCGGCGTTTCGCAAAGTGCTGCAAGCGGTGGACTCGGTGCGCGACAGCAGCGCCACCATCCTGCTGACCGGCGAAAGCGGCACCGGCAAGGAAATGGTTGCCCGTGCCATCCACAAGCATGGCAGTCGCGCCGACAAACCCTTCGTGGCGGTCAATTGCGCAGCCATTCCGGAAGGGTTGCTGGAAAGCGAAATGTTCGGCCATCGCAAAGGCGCGTTTACTGGCGCCGTGGCTGACCGGATAGGGCGCTTCCAACAGGCCGACAAGGGCACGCTCTTTCTCGATGAAGTGGGCGACATGCCCCTGGCGTTGCAGGCCAAGATCCTGCGCGCGTTGCAGGAGCGGGTGATCGAACCGGTGGGCGATCCCCGCGAACGCAAGGTCGATGTGCGCGTGATCGCCGCCACCAACAAAAACCTGCTGGAAGCGGTGGCCAACAAGGAATTTCGCGAAGACCTGTACTACCGCCTCAACGTGTTCCCGATTCCCCTGCCGTCCTTGCGCGAACGGGTGGAAGACATCGCTCCCTTGGCCCGCCACTTCGCCCAGACCCTCAGCGCTACAGCGGGTAAACGCATCACCGGCTTCAGCCCGGAGGCGTTGCAGGCCATGGCGGCGTATCACTGGCCAGGCAATATCCGTGAACTGCAGAACTGCGTAGAGCGCGCGACCATCGTGGCGGCGTCGCCGGTGATCGAGGACATCGACTTGCCGGGTTACCTGTTTGCTTCCAAGCCAAGCGAGGACGGTGTGACGGCGATCCTCAGCGACGGGCCGGGCATTCCCCAGGACCTGGATGCGGCGCTGGCGGAGGTGGAGAAGGCCTACATACTCGCGGCGTTGCAGGAGAGCAATGGCGTGCAGGCGGCGGCGGCAGCGAAGATCGGCATTTCGGAGCGCAGCTTCTGGTATCGGCTGAAGAAGCTGGGCATTCAGGTCGACAAGATCGTGCGCTGA
- a CDS encoding GlpM family protein gives MDLLLKAALGAAVVLILAALAKTRNYYIAGLVPLFPTFALIAHYIVGKGRSVDDLKTTILFGMWSIIPYFVYLATLYVMVDRMRLEASLAVAAVAWLMAATVLVSVWVRVHA, from the coding sequence ATGGATCTGCTATTGAAAGCCGCCCTGGGCGCGGCCGTGGTATTGATTCTGGCCGCGCTGGCCAAGACCAGGAATTACTACATCGCAGGCTTGGTGCCGCTGTTTCCGACCTTTGCCTTGATCGCCCACTACATCGTCGGCAAAGGCCGTTCGGTGGACGACTTGAAGACCACGATCCTGTTCGGGATGTGGTCGATCATTCCGTATTTTGTGTATTTGGCGACGTTGTATGTGATGGTCGATCGGATGCGGTTGGAAGCGTCACTCGCCGTGGCGGCAGTAGCATGGTTGATGGCCGCGACGGTGCTGGTCAGCGTGTGGGTCCGCGTTCACGCCTGA